From Micromonospora rhizosphaerae, the proteins below share one genomic window:
- a CDS encoding rhamnulokinase, with product MNVTVADGTTAVAAVDLGASSGRVMLGRVAPDRLDLVEVNRFPNLPVRVAGTLHWDILALYRGVLEGLRAAGREAGRITSVGIDSWAVDYGLLDAEGTLLGNPVHYRDERTDGAMDKVFASVPAEEIYRITGLQFLPFNTIYQLAASAGSPQLAAARNLLLVPDLLSYWLTGIAGTEVTNASTTQLLDVRTRTWSDRLLTAAGVSADLFPPLRQPGDPAGELLPDVLDETGLVGPVPVTAVGSHDTASAVVGVPAAGERFAYVSCGTWSLVGVELDSPVLTEESRRANFSNEGGVDGTTRYLRNVMGLWLLQESIHAWNAAGLPADLASLLHDAARVPAFSAVVDVDDPAFLPPGDMPARIAAACRRTGQTPPQSQAETVRCILDSLALAYRAAVHDAVRLSGRDVDAVHIVGGGARNGLLCQLTADACRRPVVAGPVEAAALGNVLVQARAAGVVHRDLRVLRQLLRNTQQLTVYEPQGTDEPWRAAAARIGR from the coding sequence GTGAACGTGACGGTTGCGGACGGCACGACCGCGGTCGCCGCGGTCGACCTCGGTGCGTCCAGCGGGCGCGTGATGCTCGGCCGGGTGGCGCCCGACCGGCTCGACCTCGTCGAGGTGAACCGGTTTCCCAACCTGCCGGTACGGGTCGCGGGCACCCTGCACTGGGACATCCTCGCGCTGTACCGGGGCGTCCTCGAGGGGCTGCGGGCGGCGGGCCGGGAGGCTGGCCGGATCACCTCCGTCGGGATCGACTCGTGGGCCGTCGACTACGGTCTGCTCGACGCGGAGGGCACCCTGCTCGGCAATCCCGTGCACTATCGCGACGAGCGCACCGACGGCGCCATGGACAAGGTGTTCGCCAGCGTGCCGGCGGAGGAGATCTACCGGATCACCGGGCTGCAGTTCCTGCCGTTCAACACGATCTACCAGCTCGCCGCATCCGCCGGGTCACCGCAGCTCGCCGCGGCGCGGAACCTGCTCCTGGTCCCCGACCTGCTGAGCTACTGGCTCACCGGGATCGCCGGCACCGAGGTCACGAACGCCTCCACCACGCAGCTGCTCGACGTCCGCACCCGCACCTGGTCCGACCGGCTCCTCACCGCGGCCGGCGTGTCGGCGGACCTTTTTCCGCCGCTGCGCCAGCCCGGCGACCCGGCGGGCGAGCTGCTGCCCGACGTCCTCGACGAGACCGGTCTGGTCGGTCCGGTGCCCGTGACCGCCGTCGGGTCGCACGACACGGCCTCCGCGGTGGTCGGTGTCCCGGCGGCCGGCGAGCGCTTCGCGTACGTGTCGTGCGGGACCTGGTCGCTCGTCGGGGTGGAGCTCGACTCGCCGGTGCTGACCGAGGAGAGCCGGCGCGCCAACTTCAGCAACGAGGGGGGCGTCGACGGCACCACCCGCTACCTGCGCAACGTCATGGGCCTGTGGCTGCTGCAGGAGTCAATCCACGCGTGGAACGCGGCCGGGCTCCCAGCCGACCTGGCGTCGCTGCTGCACGACGCGGCCCGCGTACCGGCCTTCTCGGCGGTCGTGGACGTCGATGACCCGGCGTTCCTGCCCCCGGGCGACATGCCGGCGCGCATCGCCGCCGCGTGCCGGCGCACCGGCCAGACACCGCCGCAGAGCCAGGCTGAGACGGTCCGCTGCATCCTGGACAGCCTCGCCCTCGCCTACCGCGCCGCCGTGCACGACGCGGTACGGCTGTCGGGCCGCGACGTCGACGCCGTGCACATCGTCGGCGGCGGCGCCCGCAACGGGCTGCTGTGTCAGCTTACCGCGGACGCCTGCCGTCGGCCCGTCGTGGCCGGGCCGGTCGAAGCCGCGGCCCTCGGCAACGTGCTCGTGCAGGCCCGGGCAGCCGGTGTGGTGCACAGGGACCTGCGGGTGCTGCGGCAGCTGCTGCGCAACACGCAACAGCTGACGGTGTACGAGCCGCAGGGCACCGACGAGCCGTGGCGTGCCGCCGCCGCGCGGATCGGGAGGTGA
- a CDS encoding (Fe-S)-binding protein, producing the protein MRIALFVTCLADTMFPEAAKATVRLLERLGHEVVFPTDQTCCGQMHVNTGYPKDTLPLVRRHVRTFDPYDVVVAPSGSCVGSVRHQHAMVARRAGDERLASRAEAVSSRTYELSELLTDVLGIEDLGAYYPHRVTYHPTCHSLRMLRVGDRPLRLLRRVRGLTLVELPAAEQCCGFGGTFAVKNADTSTAMLADKIRHVLSTGADVCTAGDVSCLMHIGGGLSRLRAGVRTVHLAEVLASTEVS; encoded by the coding sequence ATGCGCATCGCGTTGTTCGTCACCTGCCTGGCGGACACCATGTTCCCCGAGGCGGCAAAGGCCACCGTGCGGCTGCTGGAGCGCCTCGGCCACGAGGTCGTCTTCCCCACGGATCAGACCTGCTGCGGGCAGATGCACGTCAACACCGGCTATCCGAAGGACACGCTGCCGCTGGTACGCCGGCACGTGCGTACCTTCGACCCGTACGACGTGGTGGTGGCGCCGTCCGGCTCGTGCGTCGGATCGGTGCGGCACCAGCACGCGATGGTCGCCCGGCGGGCCGGCGACGAGCGGCTGGCCAGCCGGGCCGAGGCCGTGTCGTCACGCACCTATGAACTGTCCGAGCTGCTCACCGACGTGCTCGGGATCGAGGACCTCGGCGCCTACTACCCGCACCGCGTCACCTACCACCCGACCTGCCACTCCCTGCGGATGCTGCGGGTGGGGGACCGGCCGTTGCGGTTGCTACGGCGGGTCCGCGGCTTGACGCTGGTGGAGCTGCCGGCCGCGGAGCAGTGTTGCGGCTTTGGCGGCACCTTCGCGGTGAAGAACGCGGACACCTCGACGGCGATGCTGGCCGACAAGATACGCCATGTCCTGTCCACCGGCGCGGACGTCTGCACCGCTGGGGACGTCTCCTGCCTCATGCACATCGGCGGTGGCCTGTCCCGGCTGCGCGCCGGGGTGCGGACCGTGCACCTGGCCGAGGTCCTGGCCAGTACGGAGGTATCGTGA
- a CDS encoding LutB/LldF family L-lactate oxidation iron-sulfur protein — protein MPATAPRGVGHLRGDEPFPAAARRSLADPQLRRNLRHATTTIRAKSAAVIAEAPDWQQLRDAGAAIKADVMSRLPELLEQLEAAVTRAGGTVHWAADAVEANRIVTELVAATGSDRAIKVKSMATQEIGLNEALQAAGISPVETDLAELIVQLGDDRPSHILVPAIHRNRAEIREIFLREMPGVDPALTDDPAALAAAARSYLRQTFLDTPVAVSGANFAVAETGTLAVVESEGNGRMCLTLPETLITVMGIEKVVPTWLDLEVFLQLLPRASTGERMNPYTSMWTGVTRGDGPQQVHLVLLDNGRSAVLADEVGRQALHCIRCSACLNVCPVYERAGGHAYGSVYPGPIGAVLSPQLTGVEDNASLPYASSLCGACFDACPVKINIPELLVHLRAAHVAAQRRPTAESIAMAAAAYTMDHPALYAAAQRAARLTRLAGRRGRGLPPPLSGWAIGRDLPQPPPQTFRDWWAER, from the coding sequence ATGCCCGCCACCGCACCCCGTGGTGTGGGGCACCTGCGCGGCGACGAACCGTTCCCCGCGGCGGCCAGACGCAGCCTCGCCGACCCGCAGCTCCGCCGGAACCTGCGCCACGCCACCACCACGATCCGGGCCAAGTCCGCCGCGGTCATCGCCGAAGCTCCTGACTGGCAACAGCTGCGCGACGCCGGCGCGGCCATCAAGGCCGACGTCATGAGCCGCCTACCCGAGCTGCTCGAACAGCTCGAGGCGGCGGTCACCCGGGCCGGTGGGACCGTGCACTGGGCGGCCGACGCGGTGGAGGCGAACCGGATCGTGACCGAGCTGGTGGCCGCGACCGGCAGCGACCGGGCCATCAAGGTCAAGTCGATGGCCACGCAGGAGATCGGCCTCAACGAGGCGCTGCAGGCTGCCGGGATCAGCCCGGTGGAGACCGACCTCGCGGAGCTGATCGTGCAGCTCGGCGACGACCGGCCCAGCCATATCCTGGTGCCCGCCATCCACCGCAACAGGGCTGAGATCCGGGAGATCTTCCTGCGCGAGATGCCCGGCGTGGACCCAGCGCTCACCGACGATCCGGCGGCCCTGGCCGCCGCCGCGCGTAGCTATCTGCGGCAGACGTTCCTGGACACCCCGGTGGCTGTCTCCGGGGCGAACTTCGCGGTGGCCGAGACCGGCACCCTGGCGGTGGTGGAGTCCGAGGGGAACGGGCGGATGTGCCTCACTCTGCCGGAGACCCTGATCACCGTGATGGGCATCGAGAAGGTGGTGCCAACCTGGCTGGACCTCGAGGTGTTCCTCCAGTTGCTGCCGCGGGCGTCGACGGGGGAGCGGATGAACCCGTACACCTCGATGTGGACCGGGGTCACCCGCGGGGACGGCCCGCAGCAGGTGCACCTGGTGCTGCTAGACAACGGGCGCAGTGCCGTGCTGGCCGACGAGGTGGGCCGGCAGGCGCTGCACTGCATTCGCTGCTCCGCCTGCCTCAACGTCTGCCCTGTGTACGAGCGTGCCGGCGGGCACGCATACGGCTCGGTCTATCCGGGGCCGATCGGGGCGGTGCTGTCACCCCAGCTCACCGGCGTCGAGGACAACGCCTCCCTACCGTATGCGTCGTCGCTCTGCGGCGCCTGCTTCGACGCATGCCCGGTGAAGATCAATATCCCGGAGCTGCTGGTGCATCTGCGGGCCGCCCACGTCGCCGCCCAACGGCGACCCACCGCCGAGTCCATCGCGATGGCCGCGGCGGCGTACACGATGGATCACCCGGCGCTGTACGCGGCCGCGCAGCGCGCCGCGCGGCTCACCCGCCTCGCCGGCCGCCGCGGCCGCGGCCTGCCCCCGCCGCTGTCCGGCTGGGCCATCGGCCGCGATCTGCCGCAGCCGCCCCCGCAGACCTTCCGCGATTGGTGGGCAGAACGGTGA
- a CDS encoding LutC/YkgG family protein, whose amino-acid sequence MSSREQILGRLRAAIGPGTRSPAEVPRNYRPAGAAADLDVLVHRLTDYKATVHRCSDAEVAKVVDEVLGGRRIVVPPGVPRHWLPATVDAVTDEHLTTEQIAAFDGVVTAAAVAVAETGTVVLDAAADQGRRVVTLLPDVHICVLRTDQVVAGVPDALARLDPHRPMTWISGPSATSDIELNRVEGVHGPRRLHVVIVPRADLVSDV is encoded by the coding sequence GTGAGCTCACGGGAACAGATCCTCGGCCGCCTCCGCGCCGCCATCGGCCCCGGTACGCGGTCACCGGCCGAGGTGCCACGGAACTACCGGCCGGCCGGCGCCGCCGCCGACCTCGACGTACTGGTGCACCGGCTCACCGACTACAAGGCCACCGTGCACCGATGCTCGGACGCAGAGGTGGCGAAGGTGGTCGACGAGGTCCTTGGCGGCCGGCGCATCGTGGTGCCACCCGGGGTGCCCCGACATTGGCTGCCCGCCACGGTAGACGCGGTGACCGACGAGCACCTCACCACGGAGCAGATCGCCGCCTTCGATGGGGTCGTCACCGCGGCGGCGGTGGCCGTCGCCGAAACCGGCACCGTCGTGCTCGACGCAGCCGCCGACCAGGGCCGGCGGGTCGTCACGCTCCTGCCCGACGTGCACATCTGCGTGCTGCGGACCGATCAGGTCGTCGCCGGTGTGCCGGACGCTCTCGCCAGGCTCGACCCACACCGCCCAATGACCTGGATCAGCGGACCCTCCGCCACCAGCGACATCGAGCTCAACCGGGTGGAGGGCGTCCACGGGCCTCGACGCCTGCACGTGGTGATCGTGCCTCGCGCCGATCTCGTGTCCGACGTGTAG
- a CDS encoding ArsR/SmtB family transcription factor, whose protein sequence is MISYELGVEDLADTRFTFSPINETVLSLRVLRDPGVHALHLPWRRTVLEQLDPADVNLLLLLVGPRLTLPDFLTPRPAVFAPSFDDELPGLLATPVDVIRRDVAAAYTPSQPPASLRADDDRDIAALRDRIGAALRRYWTIAIEPVWPQIRLILEADMTYRARQLAVGGARLLFADMHPHVHWRDGVLSIDRMISDFRVASAGRGLLLIPSVFAHKPAGPVTADMPPSLTYPSRGVATLWAPPAPNPAALASLVGPAKARLLGLLGEPLSTAEIARRVGVSPSAVSQTLQVLHDSGLVTRARSGRQVLYRRTTLGDQLLR, encoded by the coding sequence ATGATCAGTTACGAGCTCGGCGTCGAAGACCTCGCCGACACCCGCTTTACCTTCTCGCCGATCAACGAGACAGTGCTCAGCCTCCGCGTGCTGCGCGACCCGGGCGTACACGCGCTGCACCTGCCGTGGCGCCGGACCGTGCTGGAGCAGCTCGACCCCGCCGACGTCAACCTGCTGCTACTCCTGGTCGGGCCACGGCTGACCCTGCCGGACTTCCTCACCCCGCGGCCGGCCGTCTTCGCCCCCTCCTTCGACGACGAACTGCCCGGGCTACTGGCCACGCCTGTCGACGTAATCCGCCGGGATGTGGCCGCGGCGTACACGCCGAGCCAGCCACCGGCATCGTTACGCGCTGACGACGACCGCGACATCGCCGCGCTGCGCGACCGCATCGGCGCCGCGCTGCGCCGGTACTGGACCATCGCGATCGAACCGGTCTGGCCGCAGATCCGCCTGATCCTCGAGGCGGACATGACCTACCGCGCCCGGCAGCTGGCCGTCGGCGGCGCCCGGCTGCTGTTCGCCGACATGCACCCGCACGTGCACTGGCGCGACGGCGTGCTGTCGATCGACCGGATGATCAGCGACTTCCGGGTGGCCTCGGCCGGCCGTGGTCTGCTGCTTATTCCGTCGGTGTTCGCCCACAAACCGGCCGGACCGGTCACCGCGGACATGCCGCCGTCGCTGACCTACCCCAGCCGCGGCGTGGCGACCCTATGGGCGCCGCCGGCCCCCAACCCGGCCGCGCTGGCGTCTCTAGTCGGCCCAGCCAAGGCCCGGCTGCTCGGCCTGCTCGGCGAGCCACTGTCCACGGCCGAGATCGCCCGCCGGGTCGGGGTCAGCCCCAGCGCCGTGTCCCAAACCTTGCAGGTGTTACACGACAGCGGGCTGGTCACCCGCGCGCGCAGCGGCCGGCAGGTGCTCTACCGTCGCACTACGCTGGGCGACCAACTCCTCCGGTAG
- a CDS encoding MFS transporter, with the protein MTTNKTGRLVGILALTCGMAVGTVYFPQAVSPLVAAGLGVSAGAAAGVVTATQAGYALGIFLLVPLGDRIPHRPLLVTLLAATTVALLGAGLAPGLPALAGASLLAGTAAVAAPITGPLAARLVLAERRGVVSGTLLSGSIAGMLVSRAFGGVVGQSLGWRAPYLLAAALTLTMALMLAWTLPTTTPTSRQTYRSLVAEPLRLLRSQPMLRRSCWYQAAAFAGFSAVWTCVAMLVTGPAYRLDTRVVGLLALVNAATMVCTPIAGRLVDRYGPEAVNQVTLAGVAGSAIVLAVGATGGAGGLIWLTAGLLLLDVAMQSGMVANGVRIYGISSAAGSRLYSAYMTCAYLAGGAGSWLGTRLYAQLGWLGPCLLVAALAVAALVGPAAYRQSNLRRAGRTERPVGVPD; encoded by the coding sequence GTGACGACGAACAAGACCGGCCGGCTGGTCGGAATCCTCGCGCTGACCTGCGGCATGGCGGTTGGCACCGTCTACTTCCCGCAGGCGGTCAGTCCGCTGGTCGCCGCCGGGCTGGGCGTCTCGGCCGGTGCCGCCGCCGGCGTGGTGACCGCGACGCAGGCCGGGTACGCCCTCGGAATCTTCCTGCTGGTGCCGCTGGGTGACCGGATTCCGCACCGGCCGCTGCTGGTGACCCTGCTCGCCGCGACCACCGTGGCGCTGCTGGGCGCCGGCCTGGCCCCCGGGTTGCCGGCGCTGGCCGGGGCCAGTCTGCTCGCCGGGACGGCCGCGGTCGCCGCCCCGATCACCGGACCGCTGGCGGCGCGTCTGGTGCTGGCGGAGCGGCGCGGTGTGGTCAGCGGAACGCTGCTGAGCGGGTCGATCGCCGGGATGCTGGTATCACGGGCGTTCGGTGGCGTGGTCGGCCAGTCCCTCGGCTGGCGGGCACCGTATCTGCTCGCGGCGGCGCTGACGTTGACGATGGCGCTGATGCTGGCGTGGACGCTGCCGACGACCACCCCGACGTCGCGGCAGACGTATCGCAGCCTGGTCGCCGAGCCTCTGCGGCTGCTGCGCAGCCAACCGATGCTACGCCGGTCGTGCTGGTATCAGGCGGCGGCGTTCGCCGGGTTCTCCGCAGTGTGGACGTGCGTGGCGATGCTGGTGACGGGACCGGCGTACCGGCTCGACACCCGGGTGGTGGGCCTGCTGGCCCTGGTCAACGCGGCCACCATGGTATGTACGCCGATCGCCGGCCGGTTGGTGGACCGGTACGGTCCGGAAGCGGTGAACCAGGTGACGCTGGCTGGGGTGGCCGGCTCGGCGATCGTGCTCGCCGTCGGCGCCACCGGCGGCGCCGGTGGACTGATCTGGCTGACAGCCGGGCTGTTGCTGCTGGATGTGGCGATGCAGTCCGGCATGGTCGCCAACGGCGTGCGAATCTACGGCATCAGCTCCGCTGCCGGCAGTCGCCTGTACTCCGCGTACATGACCTGCGCGTATCTGGCCGGCGGTGCGGGTTCCTGGCTGGGCACCCGGTTGTACGCGCAGCTGGGCTGGCTGGGCCCCTGTCTGCTGGTCGCAGCACTCGCCGTGGCGGCGCTGGTCGGCCCGGCGGCATACCGGCAATCGAACCTCCGCAGGGCCGGGCGGACCGAGCGCCCGGTCGGCGTACCCGATTAG
- a CDS encoding aminoglycoside phosphotransferase family protein — protein sequence MQMHADQLTVSPQTVRDLIAEQFPQWRDLPVRAVGGQGTVNAIFRIGEELAARLPLQPRDVEQTRRGLRAEAEAARELAGRTRFATPEPVAVGEPGAGYPMPWSVQTWLPGLVASDDDPGESVAFARDLAEFIAGVRSIDTRGRTFCGSGRGGELTAHDQWLETCFGRSERLLDVPRLRAIWATLRVLPREAPDLMTHGDLIPGNVLVSGGRLAGVLDVGGLGPADQALDLVSAWHLLEAGPRQALREALGCGDVEWERGKAWAFQQAMGAVWYYVDSNPSMSRMGRRTLDRIVADA from the coding sequence ATGCAGATGCATGCCGACCAGTTGACCGTGTCCCCGCAGACCGTGCGCGATCTGATCGCCGAGCAGTTCCCGCAGTGGCGTGACCTGCCGGTGCGGGCCGTGGGCGGACAGGGAACGGTCAACGCGATTTTCCGGATCGGCGAGGAGCTGGCCGCTCGCCTGCCGTTGCAGCCCCGTGACGTTGAGCAGACCCGGCGTGGGCTGCGGGCCGAGGCTGAGGCGGCGCGGGAGTTGGCCGGCCGTACGCGGTTCGCGACGCCCGAGCCGGTGGCGGTGGGCGAGCCGGGAGCCGGCTACCCGATGCCCTGGTCGGTGCAGACGTGGCTGCCCGGCTTGGTGGCCAGTGACGACGACCCGGGCGAGTCGGTGGCGTTCGCCCGGGATCTGGCCGAGTTCATCGCCGGGGTGCGTTCCATCGACACCCGGGGGAGGACCTTTTGCGGAAGCGGCCGAGGTGGCGAGCTGACCGCGCACGACCAATGGCTGGAGACCTGTTTCGGGCGCAGCGAGCGTCTGCTGGACGTCCCACGGCTGCGCGCCATTTGGGCGACGCTGCGGGTGCTGCCGCGCGAGGCGCCCGACCTGATGACCCACGGCGACCTCATCCCCGGCAACGTCCTGGTGTCCGGGGGCCGTCTGGCCGGGGTGCTCGACGTCGGCGGGCTGGGACCGGCCGACCAGGCGCTCGACCTCGTCAGCGCATGGCATCTGCTCGAAGCTGGGCCGCGGCAGGCGTTGCGCGAGGCGCTCGGATGCGGCGACGTCGAGTGGGAACGCGGTAAGGCGTGGGCGTTCCAGCAGGCGATGGGCGCGGTCTGGTACTACGTGGACAGCAACCCTTCGATGAGCCGGATGGGCCGGCGCACCCTGGACCGGATCGTGGCGGATGCCTGA
- a CDS encoding IS110 family transposase, which yields MEGYAGQQFVGIDLHRRRSVIVRMTESGEVLESVRIVNDADRLTEVITRAGQSPEVVLEATYGWYWAADALQAAGASVHLAHPLGVKAFEYRRVKNDVRDAIDLADLLRMGRLAQGWIAPPATRKLRELVRHRAKLVAVRSLCKAEVHAVLAKCGVQVPMTDLFGVAGTALLDRLDLPAAYTARIASLRRLMDALNVEIDLFARLARARLARDPAYTAVQTIPDIGPTLGAVFVAEIGDVTRFATAPQLACWAGLTPRHHESDNRVRRGSITKQGSRLVRWAAVESVQTLSATSKVGQIRDRIAAHRGRNIGVVAAARRQLEYVYYALRDHHVRALQPNPTAAA from the coding sequence GTGGAAGGGTATGCGGGACAGCAGTTCGTGGGTATCGACCTGCATCGGCGCCGCTCGGTGATCGTCCGGATGACCGAGTCGGGTGAGGTGCTGGAGAGCGTGCGGATCGTCAACGACGCCGACCGGTTGACAGAGGTGATCACCCGAGCTGGGCAGTCGCCGGAGGTGGTGTTGGAAGCCACCTACGGCTGGTACTGGGCGGCCGACGCGCTGCAGGCGGCCGGGGCCAGCGTGCACCTGGCACACCCGTTGGGAGTCAAGGCGTTCGAGTACCGTCGGGTGAAGAACGACGTCCGCGACGCGATCGACCTGGCCGATCTGCTGAGGATGGGTCGCCTCGCCCAGGGGTGGATCGCCCCGCCAGCGACCAGGAAGTTGCGGGAGCTGGTCCGCCACCGCGCCAAGCTGGTCGCCGTGCGCAGCCTGTGCAAGGCGGAGGTGCACGCTGTGCTGGCCAAGTGTGGTGTGCAGGTGCCGATGACCGACCTGTTCGGGGTGGCCGGCACCGCGCTGCTGGACCGGCTGGACCTACCCGCCGCCTACACGGCCCGGATCGCGTCGCTGCGCCGGTTGATGGACGCACTCAACGTCGAGATCGACCTGTTCGCCCGGCTGGCCCGCGCCCGGCTCGCCCGGGATCCGGCCTACACCGCGGTCCAGACCATCCCCGACATCGGACCCACCCTGGGTGCGGTGTTCGTGGCCGAGATCGGCGACGTCACCCGCTTCGCCACCGCGCCGCAGCTGGCATGCTGGGCCGGATTGACCCCGCGCCACCACGAGTCTGACAACCGGGTGCGCCGCGGCTCGATCACGAAACAGGGCTCCCGGCTGGTGCGCTGGGCCGCGGTCGAGTCGGTGCAGACCTTGTCCGCGACCAGCAAAGTCGGGCAGATCCGTGACCGCATTGCCGCCCACCGGGGCCGCAACATTGGCGTCGTCGCGGCTGCCCGCCGGCAACTGGAGTACGTCTACTACGCGCTACGCGATCACCACGTGCGCGCCCTCCAACCAAACCCCACGGCGGCAGCATGA
- a CDS encoding WD40 repeat domain-containing protein: MSRVPTGEVDAVAALWHDGQVLVATANRAHDECRAGETHDCAPAVRGWDARSGNLLRTILRAVGDDPAVALALLDGRPQALLADWTEPIRRWDLDTGESAEVVQPGEPVVDLVVDEVDGRATLLLRGFRGTVEWWDVAAAEPGRESSAELLGYPHSLAHLDSDLVTVTGESDGRVVVRDVRTGEVRCAVTVAGPL, encoded by the coding sequence GTGAGCAGGGTCCCGACCGGCGAGGTCGACGCGGTGGCCGCGCTGTGGCACGACGGACAGGTCCTGGTCGCGACCGCCAACCGGGCGCACGACGAGTGCCGTGCTGGTGAGACGCACGACTGCGCGCCTGCGGTGCGGGGCTGGGACGCCCGCAGCGGGAACCTGCTGCGGACCATCCTGCGGGCGGTTGGCGACGATCCGGCGGTCGCGCTCGCGCTGCTCGACGGGAGGCCGCAGGCACTGCTGGCCGACTGGACCGAGCCAATCCGCCGCTGGGACCTGGACACGGGCGAGAGCGCCGAGGTCGTGCAGCCTGGGGAACCCGTGGTCGACCTCGTGGTCGACGAGGTGGACGGCCGGGCCACGCTGCTGCTCCGCGGCTTCCGGGGCACCGTCGAGTGGTGGGACGTGGCGGCGGCCGAGCCAGGACGCGAGTCGTCGGCGGAGCTTCTCGGATACCCGCACAGCCTGGCCCACCTCGACTCCGATCTCGTCACGGTCACCGGGGAAAGCGACGGGCGGGTAGTTGTCCGCGACGTCCGGACCGGCGAGGTCAGGTGCGCGGTCACGGTTGCGGGGCCGCTCTGA
- a CDS encoding WD40 repeat domain-containing protein: protein MTASRDAAEVRLWDLSVTPPLPRTARHTDRIHAVALVGAADERLVVTGSEDGTVRRWRATDRQPVGGPLTGHPGPVRTVACASVDGVPVAVSGGGDVNQTKDSTLRRWNLRSGREWGPPIDTGDRGETKHLAAAVVDGRAVVLSSGCDGRVALWDIATGAHLGEQVENLPSDGMVTGVVGGRPVAVVTRVLFDPLRIWDLTDRALLPTPERDWLYDRVHGLVAIDGVPTLVTLDRDRRLRLWGWNDAGPPTAVELPSPVDVVAVAEVSGRALAAVGCDDKVVRLVDLVDRNVGAALVVRKRADALAIGEYGELVFCCGVDVVVFDLAALIDV, encoded by the coding sequence GTGACCGCCTCCCGCGACGCGGCGGAAGTGCGCCTCTGGGACCTCTCCGTCACACCGCCATTGCCCCGTACGGCTCGCCACACCGACCGGATCCACGCGGTCGCTCTCGTCGGTGCGGCCGACGAGCGCCTGGTGGTGACTGGGAGCGAGGACGGCACGGTACGTCGGTGGCGGGCCACCGACCGCCAGCCGGTGGGCGGGCCCCTCACCGGCCACCCGGGTCCCGTGCGGACGGTCGCCTGCGCGAGCGTGGACGGCGTGCCGGTGGCGGTCAGCGGCGGTGGCGACGTCAACCAGACGAAGGACTCGACCCTGCGGCGGTGGAACCTGCGTTCGGGGCGGGAGTGGGGTCCGCCGATCGACACCGGCGACCGCGGCGAGACCAAGCATCTGGCCGCGGCGGTGGTCGACGGGCGGGCGGTGGTGCTCAGCTCGGGCTGCGACGGGCGAGTGGCACTCTGGGACATCGCCACCGGTGCTCACCTCGGCGAGCAGGTGGAAAACCTTCCGTCCGACGGCATGGTGACCGGCGTGGTCGGCGGACGGCCCGTCGCGGTCGTCACCCGGGTGCTGTTCGACCCGCTGCGCATCTGGGATCTGACCGACCGCGCTCTGCTGCCGACGCCGGAGCGGGACTGGCTATACGACAGGGTCCATGGTTTGGTCGCCATAGACGGGGTGCCCACCCTGGTGACTCTGGACCGTGACCGGAGGCTGCGGCTCTGGGGGTGGAACGACGCGGGGCCACCGACCGCGGTGGAGTTGCCCAGCCCCGTCGACGTGGTCGCCGTCGCCGAAGTAAGCGGCCGGGCACTCGCGGCCGTGGGCTGCGACGACAAGGTCGTACGACTGGTAGACCTGGTCGATCGAAACGTCGGCGCGGCGTTGGTCGTGCGCAAGCGGGCGGATGCCCTAGCAATTGGCGAGTACGGCGAGCTGGTGTTCTGTTGCGGGGTCGATGTGGTGGTTTTCGACCTCGCCGCGCTTATCGACGTCTAG